The stretch of DNA CTCAACCATCCCGCCGTCCTCGCTGCTCATTTTCACGACGTTGTTCCGCCCTTCCCGCGCTAAGAGAGAAGCACGGTCTACCGCTTGCAGATATTCTTTTGTATTTAAATCAATTTTTGTTTTGTATTCATCAGGAATCAAGCGGGTTGTGTCAGGATAGTTGCCGTCAAGCAGCCGCGAGAAAAACAAAACATGCTTTGAACGGAATAATACTTGGTTTTCTGTCATGACGATTTCAACCGGCTCGTTTGTGTCGTCTAAAATTTTGCTTAATTCCGTCAAGCTTTTTCCAGGAATCACGACGTTGTATTCTCCTGATGGAAGCCCTTCTGCCGCTGTTTTACGAAGAGCCAGACGATGGCTGTCCGTAGCGGTGCAAATAAGCGTGCCATTTTCAATTTTCCAGTTTACACCCGTTAAAATCGGACGCGTTTCTGAAGTAGATACAGCAAATACAGTTTGCCGGATCAATGTTTTAACAAGATCAGCCGGCAGCTTAAAAACATTCTCGTCATCGATTTGCGGCAAATGCGGATATTCATCTGCGTCCTGGCCGTTCAAGCTGAATTCCGCATGTCCTGAACG from Domibacillus sp. DTU_2020_1001157_1_SI_ALB_TIR_016 encodes:
- the dnaN gene encoding DNA polymerase III subunit beta; translation: MKFSIQKDRLAAGVQDVLKAVSSRTTIPILTGIKIHASDEGITLTGSDSDISIESFIPSEEGDVSIASIEQTGGVVLNARFFNEIVRKLPASTIEFETSASFQTIIRSGHAEFSLNGQDADEYPHLPQIDDENVFKLPADLVKTLIRQTVFAVSTSETRPILTGVNWKIENGTLICTATDSHRLALRKTAAEGLPSGEYNVVIPGKSLTELSKILDDTNEPVEIVMTENQVLFRSKHVLFFSRLLDGNYPDTTRLIPDEYKTKIDLNTKEYLQAVDRASLLAREGRNNVVKMSSEDGGMVEISSNSPEIGKVTEQVNSLSSEGEELKISFSAKYMMDALKAIEGNEIEIQFTGAMRPFVIRPLHDDSTLQLILPVRTY